Proteins from a single region of Sylvia atricapilla isolate bSylAtr1 chromosome 7, bSylAtr1.pri, whole genome shotgun sequence:
- the ITGA4 gene encoding integrin alpha-4 produces MRSCGRARGAAGWAAPLLLLWQCLPTVRPYNLDTQHALLFRGGNGTFFGFSVLLHQHGEERWLVVGAPRASWPANESVVNPGAIFRCRIGGNSGGECEQLQLGHPSGERCGKTCVEERDNQWLGVSLSRQPKEGGSVVACGHRWKNVFYVKNEHKLPYGICFAIPPDFRTELSRRICPCYIDHARKFGENHGSCQAGMSSFYIEDLIIMGAPGSFYWTGSVFVYNTTANTIHAYTDSNNQVKFGSYLGYSVGAGHFLTPSSTEVVGGAPQQEQTGKAYIFSNERQLNILFELRGKKLGSYFGAAVCAVDLNSDGFSDLLVGAPMQSTIREEGRVYVYLNSGSKAKMVELNIELSGSDSYAARFGESIANLGDIDNDGFEDVAIGAPHEDDLKGAIYIYNGREDGITPSFSQRIQGQEVGNSLSMFGQSISSGVDVDNNGYQDVAVGAFFSDSAVVLRTKPVVIVEASLKHSNSINRTNLDCMENEQPATCMHLKLCFTYRGREVPGYIVLLYNLSVDVNRKEDTQARFYFSSNGTYDTISGRVKIYSNITACKDHPAFMRKDVRDILTPVHVEASYHLGHHILQKRNVQEFSPLQPVLQRKKEKDVIKSKFTFARFCSQENCSADLRVSGKVVFPKPHDKKTYLGVGSMKTLLLNISLLNVGDDAYETLLHVQIPKGLYYIRILELEEKQIHCAVLDKEINAVTLECSVGYLYVDHNSKLDYSFLLDASSLTRAEEDLNIIINATCKNEDGNMLLDNVLTLPIPLKYEIELNTHGFVSPTSFVYGAEERDSPMTCMKENINFTFHVISAGPSMSPNTSLDIMIPNAFPPRDSKLFNLLDIKTTAGHCSYDVYPRNCTAAENNENILKDVITFFSKPTKRHMYCMKNDSLCLQIHCKLGNMESGKEATVHFHLEATPLLLQMDDASVLKFEVRATAWPEKSTKVIELHKEKQVAYVYLEGVHHQKPKYHVTVLIISLGLIVGVTLLLVLSFILWKIGFFKRKYKPVPQDMNRRESWSFKSGNKND; encoded by the exons ATGCGGAGCTGCGGGAGGGCGCGGGGCGCTGCGGGCTGGGCCGCcccgctgctcctgctgtggcagtgcctgCCGACGGTGCGGCCCTACAACCTGGACACGCAGCACGCGCTGCTCTTCCGCGGGGGCAACGGGACCTTCTTCGGCTTCTCGGTTCTCCTGCACCAGCACGGCGAGGAGCGATG GCTGGTGGTGGGCGCGCCCCGGGCCAGCTGGCCCGCCAACGAGTCGGTGGTCAACCCCGGGGCCATATTCCGGTGCCGGATCGGGGGGAACTCCGGCGGAGAGTGcgagcagctccagctgg GCCATCCCAGTGGAGAGCGCTGTGGGAAGACTTGTGTGGAAGAGCGGGATAATCAGTGGCTGGGTGTCAGCTTGTCCAGGCAACCAAAGGAGGGCGGATCTGTCGTT GCTTGTGGACATAgatggaaaaatgtgttttatgtgAAAAATGAGCACAAACTGCCGTATGGTATTTGTTTTGCCATTCCTCCTGATTTTCGAACTGAGCTGAGCAGAAGAATATGCCCATGCTATATAG ATCATGCACGAAAGTTTGGAGAAAACCATGGGTCATGTCAGGCTGGAATGTCTAGTTTTTACATTGAG gACTTAATTATAATGGGAGCCCCTGGATCGTTTTATTGGACTGGTTCTGTTTTTGTGTACAACACAACTGCGAATACAATCCATGCTTACACAGATTCAAACAACCAAGTGAAATTTGGCAGTTATCTAG GATATTCTGTTGGAGCTGGACATTTTCTGACACCATCCAGTACAGAAGTAGTTGGAGGGGCTCCCCAACAGGAGCAGACTGGTAAA gcATATATTTTTAGCAATGAGAGGCAACTAAATATTCTATTTGAACTAAGGGGTAAAAAG CTCGGTTCTTACTTTGGAGCTGCAGTTTGTGCCGTGGATCTGAATTCAGATGGCTTTTCAGACTTACTAGTTGGTGCTCCAATGCAAAGTACCAtcagagaagagggaagagtTTATGTCTATCTCAATTCAGGTTCT aaagcaAAGATGGTAGAACTGAACATAGAGCTCAGCGGGAGTGACTCATACGCAGCGAGGTTTGGAGAGTCCATAGCCAATTTAGGAGACATTGATAATGATGGCTTTGAAG ATGTGGCAATTGGGGCTCCGCATGAAGATGATCTAAAAGGTGCTATTTATATATACAATGGCAGGGAAGATGGAATAACACCATCATTTTCACAG AGAATTCAAGGACAAGAAGTTGGTAATTCTTTAAGCATGTTTGGACAATCTATATCCAGTGGCGTTGATGTAGATAACAATGGTTATCAAG ATGTAGCAGTTGGTGCATTTTTCTCTGATTCTGCTGTGGTGCTGAG AACAAAGCCAGTGGTAATTGTTGAAGCTTCTTTAAAGCATTCTAATTCAATAAATCGAACAAATTTAGACTGCATGGAAAATGAGCAGCCTGCCACCTGTATGCATTTGAAGCTGTGCTTTACCTATAGAGGACGGGAGGTACCTGGTTATATTG taTTGCTTTATAATCTGAGTGTTGACGTGAACCGAAAAGAGGATACACAagcaagattttatttttcctccaatGGAACATATGATACAATCTCAGGAAGAGTAAAGATTTACAGCAATATTACTGCCTGCAAAGATCATCCAGCATTTATGAGG AAAGATGTAAGGGATATCTTGACTCCGGTGCATGTTGAAGCGAGTTATCATCTGGGGCATCATAttctacagaaaagaaatgttcaaGAATTTTCACCACTTCAACCTGTTCTTCAAcgcaagaaagaaaaagatgttatAAAAAGCAAG TTTACTTTTGCAAGATTTTGCTCCCAAGAAAATTGTTCAGCTGACTTGAGAGTTTCtggaaaagttgtttttccaAA gcCTCATGATAAGAAAACTTACCTTGGTGTTGGAAGCATGAAGACTTTATTGTTGAACATTTCTCTACTTAATGTTGGAGATGATGCATATGAAACTCTCCTCCATGTTCAGATCCCTAAAGGTCTTTATTACATTCGAATTTTAGAattg gaagaaaagcagatacATTGTGCAGTATTagataaagaaattaatgcAGTGACACTTGAGTGCAGTGTTGGCTATTTATATGTGGATCACAACTCAAAG CTGGATTATAGTTTCCTCTTGGATGCAAGCTCATTAACCAGAGCAGAAGAGGACCTCAACATCATCATCAATGCTACCTG taaAAATGAAGATGGGAACATGTTGCTGGATAATGTGCTAACATTACCTATACCTCTAAAATACGAGATTGAGTTAAATACTCATGG GTTTGTGTCACCAACCTCATTTGTTTATGGAGCAGAAGAGAGAGATTCACCAATGACATGTATGAAGGAAAATATCAACTTCACTTTCCAT GTTATCAGTGCAGGACCAAGCATGTCTCCAAACACCAGCTTAGATATAATGATACCAAATGCTTTTCCACCCAGGGACTCCAAATTATTCAACCTACTGGATATCAAG acaaCAGCTGGACACTGCTCCTATGATGTATATCCCAGAAACTGtactgcagcagaaaataatgaaaacatattaaagGATGTCAtcactttcttttcaaagcCTACTAAGAGGCACATG TACTGCATGAAAAATGACAGCCTTTGCTTACAAATACATTGCAAGTTGGGAAACATGGAGAGTGGAAAAGAGGCAACGGTTCACTTTCATCTGGAGGCTACTCCTTTACTGTTACAAATG gATGATGCATCGGTATTAAAGTTTGAAGTAAGAGCAACAGCCTGGCCAGAAAAAAGTACTAAAGTTATTGAACTACATAAGGAAAAGCAAGTTGCATAT gtCTATTTGGAAGGAGTGCACCACCAAAAGCCAAAATACCATGTTACCGTGCTAATTATTTCCCTAGGCTTAATAGTTGGTGTTACCTTGTTACTGGTTCTTTCATTTATATTGTGGAAG ATTGGCTTTTTCAAAAGGAAGTACAAACCGGTCCCTCAAGACATGAACAGAAGAGAGAGCTGGAGTTTTAAAAGTGGGAACAAAAATGACTAA